From the genome of Oncorhynchus kisutch isolate 150728-3 unplaced genomic scaffold, Okis_V2 Okis09a-Okis19a_hom, whole genome shotgun sequence, one region includes:
- the LOC116360641 gene encoding potassium voltage-gated channel subfamily A member 1-like: protein MTVVAGDNMDETSTLPGHLQDTYPPDHEDHECCERVVINISGLRFETQLKTLSQFPETLLGNPKKRMRYFDPLRNEYFFDRNRPSFDAILYYYQSGGRLRRPVNVPLDMFSEEIKFYELGAEAMEKFREDEGFIREEEKPLPEKEFQRQVWLLFEYPESSGPARGIAIVSVMVILISIVIFCLETLPELKEDPRGRMETVGNVTFYYKPNILTDPFFIVETLCIIWFSFELIVRFFACPSKAAFFKNMMNTIDIVAIIPYFITLGTELAEDQEGKEKPSEQAASLAILRVIRLVRVFRIFKLSRHSKGLQILGQTLKASMRELGLLIFFLFIGVILFSSAVYFAEAEEKESFFTSIPDAFWWAVVSMTTVGYGDMYPVTIGGKIVGSLCAIAGVLTIALPVPVIVSNFNYFYHRETEGEEQAQLLNVSNQDLNSDSNSSRRSSNSIASKSEYMEIDEGINNSIDNFRDANLRTANCTPVLNQNCVNKGKLLTDV from the coding sequence ATGACTGTGGTGGCCGGAGATAACATGGATGAGACGTCCACCCTGCCGGGGCACCTGCAGGATACCTACCCACCAGACCACGAGGACCACGAGTGCTGCGAGAGGGTTGTCATTAATATCTCAGGGCTGCGCTTCGAGACCCAGTTAAAGACACTCAGTCAGTTCCCCGAGACGTTACTCGGTAACCCCAAAAAGAGAATGCGCTACTTCGACCCGCTTAGAAACGAGTACTTTTTTGACCGGAACCGGCCGAGTTTTGACGCTATTCTATATTACTACCAGTCCGGTGGACGGTTGAGGAGGCCCGTTAACGTTCCTCTGGATATGTTCTCCGAGGAGATCAAGTTCTACGAGCTCGGGGCAGAGGCCATGGAGAAGTTTAGAGAAGACGAAGGCTTTATTAGAGAAGAGGAAAAACCCTTACCAGAGAAAGAGTTTCAGCGACAGGTCTGGTTGCTGTTCGAATACCCGGAGAGTTCGGGACCCGCCAGAGGGATTGCTATAGTATCGGTGATGGTTATCTTAATTTCAATAGTCATATTCTGTTTGGAAACGCTGCCAGAACTCAAAGAGGACCCCAGGGGTAGGATGGAAACTGTAGGCAACGTGACATTCTATTATAAACCAAATATTCTCACCGATCCTTTCTTCATAGTGGAGACCCTGTGTATAATCTGGTTCTCCTTTGAGTTGATTGTGCGGTTCTTCGCCTGCCCTAGCAAGGCAGCTTTCTTTAAAAACATGATGAATACTATAGACATAGTAGCTATCATACCCTACTTCATCACGCTGGGCACCGAGCTGGCAGAGGACCAGGAGGGGAAGGAGAAACCAAGTGAGCAGGCCGCGTCTCTGGCCATCCTCAGGGTCATCCGGCTGGTCAGGGTGTTCAGGATCTTCAAGCTGTCCAGACACTCCAAGGGGCTTCAGATATTGGGACAAACCCTCAAAGCCAGTATGAGAGAGTTGGGGCTGCTCATTTTCTTCCTCTTCATCGGAGTCATCCTCTTCTCCAGCGCTGTCTATTTCGCCGAGGCGGAGGAGAAGGAATCTTTTTTCACAAGCATCCCCGACGCCTTCTGGTGGGCCGTGGTCTCCATGACAACAGTGGGATACGGGGACATGTACCCGGTCACCATCGGCGGAAAGATAGTGGGCTCGCTCTGCGCCATCGCCGGAGTGCTGACCATCGCGCTGCCGGTGCCTGTCATCGTGTCCAACTTTAACTATTTCTATCAccgggagacggagggagaggagcaggCGCAGCTTCTTAACGTCAGCAACCAGGACCTTAACTCAGACAGCAACTCATCGCGCCGCAGCTCCAACTCTATCGCCAGCAAGTCAGAATACATGGAAATAGACGAAGGGATCAACAATAGTATTGATAACTTTAGGGACGCGAATCTCAGAACTGCTAACTGTACGCCTGTCCTCAACCAGAACTGCGTGAATAAGGGCAAGCTGCTGACTGATGTTTAG